Genomic segment of Pochonia chlamydosporia 170 chromosome 1, whole genome shotgun sequence:
ACAGTAATTTTCTAACAACGCCAGATCCCATGGAGACTTTCCAAACTATCGTACAAGCACACCAACTCTCGCTCATTACCTCCGGCCTTTCACTATCAGTAGCCCTATTAGTATGTACACCGCTTCTATAGCTCACTTGCTCAAGGTATACGGATACGAAACCTCCACCTCGCCCTTCTTGAACCAaaatgtcttcttcttcttggtaGGCGTATGCTCCACCCACGCCTGCTCCATGTGCGTCTTCTTGAACCACTTTATGAAAAGAGGATCCCAGAGCTCCGAAGCAATGCCCAGGTCCTTGCAGCACCGCATCATGGCATTCGACTTGCACCCTTCAATCGACGAGGGGAGTTGGTCAGGCGAAAAGTACGAGTTTTCGCCTTGCGCCTGAGATACGAACCTGTAAAAGCGTCAGTGCCTCGCCATGATATATTTGCTGCTTTACCAATGTAAACTTACCGGCCGTCGACAATGAGTGCATATTCCCTCGTGACGATGGCTTTACCAACCACGGCTTCGCCCTTGGGAATCATCCCCCAGCCCATGGGACCGAATGCCTCGTTCAGTTTCCGCCTGTATTTGATTTCGGGGAGGTAGATGACGCCATCGGGTTTGACTTCGATATCCTCAATGGCGAGGGGCGCCATGAGGACCTTGAACTGCGCTTCTGTCACTGGTTTGGACGATATGCCGTGGAAGCTGTTTGCCCAATTTATCACCGGTATGCCTGCCACGTCGACAGATGGTTGGGACCCGTCTGGGCGGGCAATCGTCTTCGCTTCATACCTCACATCGGCTTCGGTGAGGGGTGTGTTCTTGCTGGCGCTGGGACTCGATTTGTAGGCGCTGTTAGTTTTGCtcgctgttgaagctgcgggGCTTGATTTTGAGGGTGTTGCGGGACTTTGTGAGGGTTGAGCTGGTGCTGTGGCGGTTGAAGTTGCGTAAAATCGAGTTGGGGGGATGATGCATCGTGCGCGGGGTGTGAGTGCCCGTGTTGCTGCAATTGCAGCTCGTCGCGAGAGAATCATGGTCTTGTACGACTACCCGTGCGGATGAGAGGGTGGAAGGACGTTTGTGATAAGGCGTGCTGGCGTTGTGGCGAATTGAGGTGTGGTTCGGAACAGATGTACGATGTGAAAGATTGTGAAGCTGGGAAGATtggagctgttgttggtggtgactTTTGCAAGAGGCGCCCCACACAAGGTCCAGGCTCAGTTTGGCGGcgcagcttcatcatcaatggcaGCTTAATCGAGCACAGTGGACAATTGAGGTAAGAATTaggacgatgatgaataAATAGTGTCTGATATAGTATTACATAGTCTATCTTACACGATATTGCGCAATTTATGCGTCTTTGCTCGACGTGCGTTCCTCGTTCCCATGGCGCTTCCAGCACTGTTTGAAATCCTCCATCTGAGTGGCATCATGTCAGTGCTTACCTCCTAAGaaataaaacaagaaataaaataaagGCAACAGGCGGTGAAAATCGTGCATAAAGATTCAAAGCGAAGGATGATGAGTATTCAATCCTACCTCTGCAGCGCATGCCCTCCAATCTTTCTTCTCAAAGTAACAATCGGTCATCCTCATATTCTcatctgcaccagacagctcaTGTCAGCCCCCAGCCAATGCTATAACTGCAGCACACATCCCCGTCCCACGCCGGAAGCCGCAACAACACATAAATAAACATAAAACAGACAAAGAACAACTAACCTGCACATCCAGTGCTGAATATTCTCTTATCCCTGCGTCACAAGTTTCTGAGCAAGAGTGTTCCGCGTGCACAGCTTAGCATCGGGTTGGAGCTGTTTCGTGGCAAAACAGGACCCGAACGACGCCGTGTTTGAGAAAAGTCGAGTCCACTCACCACTCATCCGGCTCATCATCGTCTACGAGCTCCGTACTAGCTGCCGAGGGAATTTTACTTTCGTCCTGGGACGCTGTCGATTGATCTGGTTCAGGGCGCGAAGATTGTGATCCCATTGCGTGCGTAACTGTCGGCAACAAAGTTTGGTGACGGAGGGAAAGATTGACGGGTGCAGCGGCACGACTTTCATTCCCCATCAAACGGCTGGGAATTTCTGGTTGAGACCCTGAGGCATCATGACTCCAAGACGGCTCAACGTCCTCGTCTATACGGGTAAACAACCACTCTTCCCGCTCAATTAGGTCCAATTACTGACGTTGCGCATTTTATCTAGGCACGGGGACTACGTCCGAATCAGTCCGCCAGTGCATGTACTCACTCCGCCGACTTCTCTCGCCAAACTACGCCGTCATCCCCATCTCAGAATCAGTCCTTCTCAAGGAACCATGGGCATCTACTTGCGCGCTGCTCGTGATACCCGGCGGCGCGGATCTAGGCTACTGCAGAGTTCTCAACGGCGAAGGGAACCGCCACATTAGTGACTTCGTTCGCCGAGGTGGCTCGTATCTTGGCCTTTGTGCCGGCGGATACTACGGAAGTAGCAAGTGCGAGTTTGAGGTAGGAAACAAGCCTCTCGAGGTTATTGGGAGCAGAGAACTGGGCTTCTTCCCCGGGACTTGTCGTGGCGGCGCATTCAAGGGTTTCGAGTATCACAGTGAGAAAGGGGCTCGTGCTGCTGTCCTGAAGGTCACAAAGGGAGCGTTCAAGGACAGTATCCCGGAAAAATTTGCATCCTATTACaatggcggtggtgtttttgTGGACGTGGATAAGGTGACTGGGCGCAAAGTAGAGGTTTTGGCTTCGTACGATGAGGacttggatgtggatggaggtgatgGGAAAGCTGCCCTGGTGCTTTGTCACATTGGAGATGGCAAGGCTCTACTATCTGGGCCGCATCCCGAGTAAGTTCCAATTCGGGGATCGACAGAATGGCCTTGAATTACTAACACTCGGTAGGTTTTCCCCTGCCAACCTGTCACCACAGCCGACGATCCCAGGATACGACAAcctcatcgtcaagctgcaggaAGATGACGCCGCAAGGCTCGCTTTCCTAGGAGCATGTCTTGAGAAGCTCGGCCTGGAAGTGAGTGCTGAAAACGAATCACTGCCCACGCTTTCCAATCTTCACCTGTCCGCCGTCGACAACTCCCAAGTCTCTGAATTATTGTGCTCCTGGAGCGACGTCATTGACAAGGAGAACGGGGAGGAGTTTATCACCGGCGAAGCGGATAAATTCCGCATCCAAAGTGACGAAGATGGTCTCACGCTGGAAGATTTACAACGGTCCCTACCTGGCGCAGACGACCACCCTACAGGTGAGACGGGAATTGTCGACTACGGTGCCATTACGAAGAACATCATTGCCCACGAGCGGGCGCTGCCGACGAAGGAAATGACTCCGCGGTTCAACCATAAGCTTTACTATTCTAGTCTCAGGAGATTCCAGAGGATAGAGGATAGAGCAGAAGATTGGGGGAACATGTTGATGTATGGCGATGTCATTACCAGCACCAACTCTTTACTTGAAAAGTGAGCCAAGTCATGATCCCACCTCTCCTTCCTGACCACAACACTAACCTTTAAACAGGAACCCTAAACTGATATCAAAACTCCCAACTGGCTTCACATTCTCCGCTGCAACACAAGTTGCCGGCCGCGGGCGAGGAACCAACGTCTGGGTCGCGCCGCCAGGGGGTCTCATGTTCTCAACCATCATAAACCACCCTGCTTACCTGGCTGCTTCTCGACCAGTAGTCTTCATCCAGTACATCGCCGCGATAGCAATTGTGGAAGCCATTCAGTCCTACGACGTCGGCTACGAGAACCTCCCCATCAAACTCAAATGGCCAAACGACATCTGTAAGCTCTCTTACACCTCACCCCAACATATCATACTAACATGGACCTGAAAGATGCCCTCGATCCCACGaaaccagcatcatcaaaaACATATGTCAAAATCGGTGGCATTCTCTCACAATGCGGGTACTGCGACGGCTCGTACCAAATCGTTTTAGGTAtcggcatcaacgccatcaacCCTCGTCCCACGACGTCGATTTCCGACCTCCTACCGCCAAATGCGTCCCCTCTTCATCTGGAAACGTTGTTGGCGAGAATAGTAACACGACTAGAGTCACTTCATGCACAGTTCCGCCGCGAAGGTTTCTCTGAAAACTTGGAGCGGAGATACTACCGCCACTGGTTGCACACGGGTCAGGCAATCTCTTTGGAAGCTGAGGGTGGTGTGAGGGCCAGGGTCCTGGGTATCACGAGGGACTGGGGTATGTTGAGGGTTGAGGAGACGGATGCGGAGGGCAGGGGGACGGGTAAGATGTGGACATTGCAGAGTGATGAGAATAGCTTTGACTTTTGGAAGggcttggtgaggaggaagcaGTGAGATACTGTTCTGTTGTTGGTACTGTTGTAAAATCACTAGTGTACAGAATATCTGCAGAGCAACTCAAAATATAGGTGTCATATTGTACAAGTATATTAAACATGAAGCTCAAGgcatctttttcttttcgtCTAATCCCGGTGTCCAGCGGCCATTTTGTTTCATGCCTCTAGATGTGCCGCCCATAAAAAACGCCGTGCCATGCCGCAGTCGAGTGAAGATGTACATGTATACAAAGGGAAATGATGAAAATTCTCATCCCCACAGGAAGCCTAGCCTCGTGTCCGCGATACCGCGTGTCGTTGcgtcatggccatgttcCTTAAAACTTTCAGATAATTATCCAGGGTTGCTGTGCCCCGTCCAAGCTGAGCCCCAAGCTGACATGAGTGAACCGTATACTTGTGTAAAATGATTAAACATATGCGCTTGTCAGGCCACAGAATCCGCTtgggtggtttggtggtATCGTTTATTTGTCCTTGTAGACCTTTGGTTTCCAACCTTCCTTAACTTCAGCCTCTTGCTCGACCTTTTCTCGTATGGGTCCCAATTCTCGCTCGAATCGCTCCTTGGCTCGGACGATCTTGCTCTGTAGGTAGAAACTGCCTCCTTTTTGCGGGTCGTTGGCATCGAACAGTCGCTTGTATCTCTCAATGACTTCTTCGACGTTGGCTTGACCGCCAGCGGGCGGCTTGACGTTGAGGATTTTGCAGGCCTCGTCCAGAGTCATGCCTGACGATAAAGAGGCTCGTCCTGAAGCGCCGCCTCCAGCCTTGGCCTGCGCGCGCTGGTATTGTGACGCAGCTTGGGCTTGTTTGTAGGCCGCCATAAAGGACCGGCCCAGGATTCGGGAGCCTGTCAGGAAGGCGGTGACGACGAACCGATGCGCCTAGATCACACATGTTAGTGGTTTCGTCTCAAACAAAGCTGGGACTCTTGCGACGAAGCTCAAGTCCTGTTCGGAAATTGTGCAACTGTCGTGGAGGCGAATAGGAGACCAGGCGGCATCCGTACCATTGTGAAAAGTCAGTCGACTCAACTGTAGTCACTGGCGATAGTGGTTCTTGTGACAGGAGGACCCTGTGTTAGTTTGATGGGCCGCCTTTGGGGGAATGTCCCTCGTCTCGCGCGAAACTGAGAGTGAGGATTGAGGGTTCGGAGCGGCTTTCTGGATTTTTCTCACAGCGCAACGCCTGCGAATGTTTCCGTGGTCGGAAGAACTTGGGCCTGGAAATAGTTTAGCCGGGATTTTGCCGTGTACTTTACCTCCTCGAGCAGCAGGGAGAAGAGTTGTCATCACTGATTAGTATAGCTTTACCTAGACTAGGTAGATTAAATAAACATCTAGGTATTTTAAATCTAAGTATCTGCAAGTCTTATTTTGTTAAGGAATTTATGAATTTTTATTTGTTGCTCTCACAGCCAAATATGTGGCTTGCGTCCATGCTGTCAAAGAAGACTCAGATGTGGAGAAGTCAACCTCTCTGCTCTCAGACCTATTCACAAAGCTGAACCTGACAGGACAGTAAAGACCGGCATCATGACACCACAGGAGGTTGCTACTTTGCTCCAAGAGCATGGTAGCAGTCGTAAACCAGACGCTTCTGAAAATTCTTCACAGACATCTGATGACCGCCTTAGAAGGACGAAACTGCTCTCTGCCGTACTCACAGAATGCAAGGAAGCTTGGGCAGCTAGGTCTGAGGAGCTGGATTTGGTAGCAGAAAAGCTCGGAGATGGCAGTCGAGATGGTGAGTCGTTTTGTTCTAGATAGTGTAGCTAAAGAGTTTGATTTCTTCATCGAATACATGCTTACCAATATATAGTGGCATGGCGCTTGCCCTTCGGTGATTCTGGAATTCTGGGCTTCTTTCTCGATCTATTGGCAGAGGGTGGTCTGAGACAAAATCTTCACAAACACTCTCTACGCTTGATAGGGAATTCTTGTGCTGATACAGATGAGAATCGAGCTCGAGTTGTGGAAAACGACAGATTAtcagccatcaccaagcacTTAACCGATCAAAGTCTCTTACCACTCAATATCCCTGTCATTTACAACATACTCGTCGACTACGGTAAGAATTCATTCTAAAACCCTTCCACAACAGACGTTTTACTAATGTATTCAGATCCTGCTCAAGTTTTGGCATCCAAGTCCCAACTCAACAAGCAACTTGTGGCCATCCTATCTCTACCGCACATCTCCAAACACGCCTCAACTGTACCACATATTTGCAAAATACTGGCGCTTCTTGTTCCACAAGAAGGAGAATTTGCCGTCGCCGACCCATCCACAGTTAACATCCTTCTCAGCTTGGCTAATCAGCCAGAGGCAAAagaggatgttgatgttttCATTGCACTCGTGGAAGTGGCAGTGGCTTACCTGGCGAATGAGGATTTTCAGTTGAGAGTAATAACCGAAGACAAGATGGGACTGTTTGTTGATACTTTTTATTACATCCACGctggacttgacattgacggaattgatgacgaagacgccgTCGCGCAATTGAAGGAGTTGCGTGTTTCTTTACTTTCAACCTTGGCCGACATTTCTGGAAACGACCAATTTGTAGCAGCCTACCCTCTTCCAGATGCAGTACCACAAACTTTCCTGGCTTGGATTCGTGGCAACAATGCTTCCTTGCAAACAGCTGCATGCCTAGCTCTGGGAAATACGTCCCGATCTGATAAAGCGTCGATTGCTTTGGTAAACGAATACAAGGCTCACGAGCCGCTCGCCAGCCTTTTGGCAAACCCGGCGGTTACCGACTCTCAACTTCTTCACGCTGCCTGCTCATTTCTCAAAAACTTGGCAATCCCTGCAGACAATAAAACTCAGCTCGAGGCTTTGCTTCGTCCACAATGTGTTCCACGAATATTCTCGCTCGACACATTACCCCTGATTCAATTCGCTGCAGTCTCACTCACACGTCTACTTTTGCTCAACTGCCCCTCAAATGTTCGCCAGATCTGTGCTGTAGTCAATTCCGATTCATTGGAAGACTCTGCCAGTCAACAGTCCAGCGCAAATGGTATAATTTCACTATTTGGGCGTTCAGATGCGGAGCCAACCAAAGTAGAGGCCGCCAGGTGTGTGGCCGGTATCTGTCGAGTGCTTTATTCGTCACCAGTCTCTGAAATTTTGCAAGCTTCGGGATCCAACGACCACACTGACGAAGCCAGAAGAGCGAGATTCTTTGAGGAACATCAGATTGAAGCCCCAATTCGATTTCTCATCACCCAAGAGAAATGGCCATCTTTGCGCTCCGAGGTATGGTTCGTGCTCGCATTGATGTCTAGGTCCAAGGACGGCGCCCGAGTTGTTGCATCAGTGTTGGACGACAAGGCAGTAGAGGCAGTCCTGGTTGAAACCATCACCGGCCAAAAGCCAACAGATGACGAAAACCCTGCCTTGGAATCCAAACCGGAAGAGTCGCTCCTGGGTCCAGCCTTTTCATCAGAGGCAGGCGAGCTGCAACTTGAGCCCCAGCAGGTAGATCCCAAACAGCAGGCAAgcatgttgaagctggatAGAGAGAATGCACTGATATTGTGCACCGAGTTGAAAAAGAATTCTGAAAGCGGTTTGTCGCCGGAAAAGCTTGCTGTATTGCAGAATCTGGTACGGACTGGAACCCAACTTGTTGTTGCGGATAGAACCAAGACATAGTCGATAGACGGAGTGCTGGTCCAAACTAGTAGGCTTTCAAATTTCTCAAGCACCATATAGAACAGAAGACCTCACTGTCACGTCGAAAGCATAATTCTCGAGACAAGGTTCACGTAAACATTTCCCATTGGCGCTCTATACATAGGGCAAAGCCGGTGATCATGCAATAATATTTTTGACCTAGACCTATTGTATCTCTCCACCATGAACCAGGCCAAGAACTCCTTCCGAGTCTCGAACCGACGTAGCCACTTCCAAAGAGACGCAAAGAGCAAAAAACCCTCAAACACCAGTTCCCTTTTTGCCAGTTTATTTCTTAGCAGTCTCAGCCTCAGCCTTCTCCCTAGCACGCTTCTCACGAGCACCCTGGTATCGCTTGTTGCTTCGGGCCATACGCAGAGTAGTGTAGGCACCGCCCTCGACGGCTTTGGGCATCTCACTCTTCTTGATCTCCTTAACGGCGAGGTCGGTGGGGGCGATGGGCAGGACGGAGGAAATGGTGGCggccttgttgaccttggacAGGTCGGTCTTGGTGTCACCCTTCTTGGGGGCGTTGGACTTGCGGGGAAGCAAGATCAAGCGCTCCTTGTAGGCCTTGAGGCGGGCCACGTTGATGGCCAGGCTCTCCTCGGAGAGGTTctggcggcggtggtcgACGGAAATACCGACGGTGCGGGCCAGAGGTCGGGCGATGCCAGCCTCCTGTGAATATCATGTTAGAATACCGGTTCTGAAATTCAACGTTCCAGCAGATCTCCTTCCCAAATCTGATATCGTTTTCTCCATTCTCTCAGGTAAAGATTTTGGCGACACCAATCGGTTTCTGGGAGGGCATCTGGTCGAGCGAGAATATCGTACCTTGAGCTCGGTCAGGGTGAAACCCCGGCCGGCGCGGACCTTGCGGTTGTACTTAATAGTAGGGCATCGCACAATGGGGCGCAACTTGTCGACGGGGCGAGGAGCCAGAGCAGCGGCCTTGGCCTGACGAGCAGTGCGGCGGGAGACCTTCTTTCCGGGCTGTTCAAGTATCAAAAGTCAATATCACAATAACCAAAATTTACACCCCAAATCGTCGTGCAGTCGGATTCGAATATCGCATACCTGGTCGAAGTGGGTGCGAACCCGTCTCTGCCAGTCCTTGCGGAAGTCTAGAGAAAATGTTAGTCGGATGTCATCGAGGCCATTGTCGTCGAATCGGTCTATGTGGAGGGTTGCTCACGGTTGTTGACAATCTTCTGGTTGTGCTTGATCGCCTGGAAAAAGAATTGTCGTTAGCAATGATGATTCAAATCATGCATATAGTTCTAATCAACGGGGTATTCGTACCATTGTGCCTGCTTGCGATCAAACTCGCTCCGGTTGTCGATGTTCGGTAGGCGTTGAAAtttcggaggaggaggctcGACAAATTGTCTGAAGGGTTTTCGTGCCCTACGAAAGATACGTACCTGGTGGGGTGTGCCCTCTCCACTGCTCAGGAAGCGAGAATTGAAGCAAAAGTGTGGGTCACGTGAATCCGGAATATCAATTCGGCGTCGAGGGTGACTAAGCAGGGGGCCGAGGTGGCTGCCCCAGGCAGCAAATAACAGCTATAAAACTCCGTCTGGCCTCCCGCCTTTTGCTagtttccttcttttcttcttcatacTTACCTTGTTCCGAATTCCCCAGCTCAAGATTCGGGGGATTCAGTATGGAAGGCCTGCATTGCACAGCGCGGAGTCGTTCCTTGCTCCATTGTCCTTCGGGGCCATGGGGGGCGCAATTTTTGATTTTCAACTCGTTTTCATTGTGAACGTCGCCTTGAGCGGCGTCATGAAGAAGACTGGAGGAGgattgtgatggatggaagCGCGTCTTGGGTAGCCGGTAGCTGGGCAATGGATATGTCATAGGACCCCATGTGCACTTAGGTAAATCTGTCCATTTAATTGTGTGTTTTGACATAAACTGTTGTTCTGTAGGATACGAAGCTCCCTGTTGCAAAGCATGCGAGAGTCTTGACGCGTGATCATGCCTCTCGACGCCAACTCAGAAGCCGGATCCTCGCATGACATTCATCGTAGCAAGCTGGTCATCGCCCAGACCTATACGTTCAGTCACGGTCCAAGTATCTTACCATTATTGACACCAAGCCAAATGAACGTTGGCACTTGCTCGGGCTGTGTATCGGAGTGCCAGTGAAGCCTTTTGTCCAGAACGGAGAAGGCTGGGCGTTGCCTCTCCAGTTCTCCCCAACCGCCAAATATGCACAATTCCACTTCCACATCTACTCTGTAATCCGTACTCAATCGGCCATTAAGAAAT
This window contains:
- a CDS encoding mitochondrial import inner membrane translocase subunit TIM16 (similar to Metarhizium acridum CQMa 102 XP_007811134.1) codes for the protein MAHRFVVTAFLTGSRILGRSFMAAYKQAQAASQYQRAQAKAGGGASGRASLSSGMTLDEACKILNVKPPAGGQANVEEVIERYKRLFDANDPQKGGSFYLQSKIVRAKERFERELGPIREKVEQEAEVKEGWKPKVYKDK
- a CDS encoding biotin apo-protein ligase (similar to Neosartorya fischeri NRRL 181 XP_001260448.1) gives rise to the protein MTPRRLNVLVYTGTGTTSESVRQCMYSLRRLLSPNYAVIPISESVLLKEPWASTCALLVIPGGADLGYCRVLNGEGNRHISDFVRRGGSYLGLCAGGYYGSSKCEFEVGNKPLEVIGSRELGFFPGTCRGGAFKGFEYHSEKGARAAVLKVTKGAFKDSIPEKFASYYNGGGVFVDVDKVTGRKVEVLASYDEDLDVDGGDGKAALVLCHIGDGKALLSGPHPEFSPANLSPQPTIPGYDNLIVKLQEDDAARLAFLGACLEKLGLEVSAENESLPTLSNLHLSAVDNSQVSELLCSWSDVIDKENGEEFITGEADKFRIQSDEDGLTLEDLQRSLPGADDHPTGETGIVDYGAITKNIIAHERALPTKEMTPRFNHKLYYSSLRRFQRIEDRAEDWGNMLMYGDVITSTNSLLEKNPKLISKLPTGFTFSAATQVAGRGRGTNVWVAPPGGLMFSTIINHPAYLAASRPVVFIQYIAAIAIVEAIQSYDVGYENLPIKLKWPNDIYALDPTKPASSKTYVKIGGILSQCGYCDGSYQIVLGIGINAINPRPTTSISDLLPPNASPLHLETLLARIVTRLESLHAQFRREGFSENLERRYYRHWLHTGQAISLEAEGGVRARVLGITRDWGMLRVEETDAEGRGTGKMWTLQSDENSFDFWKGLVRRKQ
- a CDS encoding mitochondrial genome maintenance protein (similar to Metarhizium acridum CQMa 102 XP_007811136.1); its protein translation is MILSRRAAIAATRALTPRARCIIPPTRFYATSTATAPAQPSQSPATPSKSSPAASTASKTNSAYKSSPSASKNTPLTEADVRYEAKTIARPDGSQPSVDVAGIPVINWANSFHGISSKPVTEAQFKVLMAPLAIEDIEVKPDGVIYLPEIKYRRKLNEAFGPMGWGMIPKGEAVVGKAIVTREYALIVDGRFVSQAQGENSYFSPDQLPSSIEGCKSNAMMRCCKDLGIASELWDPLFIKWFKKTHMEQAWVEHTPTKKKKTFWFKKGEVEVSYPYTLSK
- a CDS encoding 60S ribosomal protein L13 (similar to Metarhizium acridum CQMa 102 XP_007811132.1), which produces MAIKHNQKIVNNHFRKDWQRRVRTHFDQPGKKVSRRTARQAKAAALAPRPVDKLRPIVRCPTIKYNRKVRAGRGFTLTELKEAGIARPLARTVGISVDHRRQNLSEESLAINVARLKAYKERLILLPRKSNAPKKGDTKTDLSKVNKAATISSVLPIAPTDLAVKEIKKSEMPKAVEGGAYTTLRMARSNKRYQGAREKRAREKAEAETAKK
- a CDS encoding armadillo-type fold domain-containing protein (similar to Cordyceps militaris CM01 XP_006670524.1), with amino-acid sequence MTPQEVATLLQEHGSSRKPDASENSSQTSDDRLRRTKLLSAVLTECKEAWAARSEELDLVAEKLGDGSRDVAWRLPFGDSGILGFFLDLLAEGGLRQNLHKHSLRLIGNSCADTDENRARVVENDRLSAITKHLTDQSLLPLNIPVIYNILVDYDPAQVLASKSQLNKQLVAILSLPHISKHASTVPHICKILALLVPQEGEFAVADPSTVNILLSLANQPEAKEDVDVFIALVEVAVAYLANEDFQLRVITEDKMGLFVDTFYYIHAGLDIDGIDDEDAVAQLKELRVSLLSTLADISGNDQFVAAYPLPDAVPQTFLAWIRGNNASLQTAACLALGNTSRSDKASIALVNEYKAHEPLASLLANPAVTDSQLLHAACSFLKNLAIPADNKTQLEALLRPQCVPRIFSLDTLPLIQFAAVSLTRLLLLNCPSNVRQICAVVNSDSLEDSASQQSSANGIISLFGRSDAEPTKVEAARCVAGICRVLYSSPVSEILQASGSNDHTDEARRARFFEEHQIEAPIRFLITQEKWPSLRSEVWFVLALMSRSKDGARVVASVLDDKAVEAVLVETITGQKPTDDENPALESKPEESLLGPAFSSEAGELQLEPQQVDPKQQASMLKLDRENALILCTELKKNSESGLSPEKLAVLQNLVRTGTQLVVADRTKT